One stretch of Methylococcus capsulatus DNA includes these proteins:
- a CDS encoding fimbria/pilus outer membrane usher protein, with protein MPVTAHPREQPFGTESVSSQPGEPQVSSPAEPEADWEEHVLAVELNGEKVSEGTVVLRGRGGTLYVPDKEAQGWRLRLPRGQTLARDGLDYLLLANPGILEARIDDTRQILVLKVEPSLLAATVAQASSHLTQPKPERTSFAGFLNYDFNLMHSPQGDFQGGALEIGISNRYGLGTSAFLARHTSAQAGSELQLTRLYTTWLVDDPENMASLQLGDTIVRPWQRGYQARFAGIQYATNFGLQPRFYRYPQPAVAGSLTEASHLDIFMNNLLVDQQSLPAGPFQIKDLPSANGSGEIRVVARDLLGREQVITQPFYVGRTLLREGLVDFSYEAGFLRRYYGTDSMSYGAPFGSATYRRGLNSWLTGELHGQVVRDQATVATGGSFLVGTYGVVDAALGVSGGRGWGGLGGLGFMHQGEAFSYGASSYFASQAFTQLGIEQGQFAPKQLSDAFCGFTLTGGSSVSLRYGSANYFDRPHVDTYVATYTQNLWGGLTLTLAANYTRSDFENAQVAAIFTLPLGERTYATANARATRTQGSPTQLEFDAQLTHSPGWGPGWGYRLDAGTNDRQAAQLTAQTAFGLFSAEVIHSQGDFAERAFGSGGIGLIEGHPFLSRQIQDSFAIAKVGDYKDVRVYADNQLIGRTDDEGYVVLPRLRAYDVNNVRVEDEDLPMDAQIGTLSLPVTPYFRSGVVVDFPIRRSRGATLTILLEDGQPIPVGATVTVEGVADVFPVGMNGEVYLTGLSPRNEMKVEWNGKRCTIVADYPESAEILPDLGKFVCAGVRR; from the coding sequence ATGCCCGTCACGGCCCACCCGCGGGAGCAGCCTTTCGGAACTGAATCAGTATCATCCCAGCCGGGGGAGCCTCAGGTATCCAGCCCCGCCGAACCCGAAGCGGACTGGGAGGAACATGTGCTGGCGGTCGAGCTGAACGGGGAAAAGGTCTCGGAAGGGACGGTGGTGCTGCGCGGGCGGGGCGGAACGCTGTACGTGCCGGACAAGGAAGCGCAGGGCTGGCGGCTGCGGCTGCCCCGCGGCCAGACCCTGGCGCGCGACGGCCTGGATTACCTGCTGCTGGCGAATCCCGGCATCCTCGAGGCCCGCATCGACGATACCCGACAGATCCTGGTGCTCAAAGTCGAACCTTCGCTGCTGGCCGCCACGGTGGCCCAGGCCAGCAGCCACCTGACTCAGCCCAAGCCGGAGCGGACGAGTTTCGCAGGCTTCCTCAACTACGATTTCAACCTCATGCACTCGCCCCAGGGCGATTTCCAGGGCGGCGCGCTGGAAATCGGCATATCGAACCGCTACGGCCTGGGCACCTCCGCCTTCCTCGCCCGGCACACCAGCGCCCAAGCCGGCTCGGAACTCCAGCTCACCCGCCTGTACACCACCTGGCTCGTGGACGACCCGGAGAACATGGCCAGCCTGCAGCTGGGCGACACCATTGTGCGTCCCTGGCAGCGCGGCTACCAGGCCCGCTTCGCCGGCATCCAGTACGCCACCAATTTCGGCCTCCAGCCCCGCTTCTACCGGTATCCGCAGCCGGCCGTCGCGGGCAGTCTGACCGAAGCCTCGCACCTCGACATCTTTATGAATAACCTCCTAGTGGACCAGCAAAGCCTGCCCGCCGGGCCGTTTCAAATCAAAGATCTGCCCTCCGCCAACGGCAGCGGCGAAATCCGCGTCGTGGCGCGCGATCTGCTCGGGCGTGAACAGGTGATCACCCAGCCCTTTTATGTCGGTAGGACCCTGCTGAGGGAAGGGCTGGTCGATTTCTCCTACGAGGCCGGTTTCCTGCGCCGCTATTACGGCACCGACAGCATGAGTTACGGCGCACCCTTCGGCAGCGCCACCTACCGGCGCGGCCTGAATTCCTGGCTGACCGGAGAACTGCACGGACAGGTGGTCCGCGATCAGGCCACCGTGGCGACCGGCGGCTCGTTCCTGGTCGGCACCTACGGCGTGGTCGATGCGGCGCTGGGCGTCAGCGGCGGCCGGGGCTGGGGAGGGCTGGGCGGCCTCGGCTTCATGCATCAGGGCGAAGCCTTCAGCTACGGCGCCAGTTCCTATTTCGCCAGCCAGGCTTTCACCCAGCTCGGCATCGAACAGGGCCAGTTCGCCCCCAAGCAACTGAGCGATGCCTTCTGCGGCTTCACCCTCACCGGTGGATCGAGCGTTTCCCTCCGCTACGGCTCGGCCAATTACTTCGACCGGCCCCATGTCGACACGTATGTGGCAACCTACACCCAGAACCTCTGGGGAGGACTGACCCTGACCCTGGCGGCGAACTATACCCGATCGGACTTCGAGAACGCCCAGGTCGCGGCGATCTTCACCCTGCCTTTGGGCGAGCGGACCTATGCCACGGCCAACGCGCGGGCGACCCGCACCCAAGGCTCGCCCACGCAGTTGGAATTCGATGCCCAGTTGACCCATTCCCCCGGCTGGGGACCGGGGTGGGGTTACCGGCTGGACGCCGGCACCAACGACCGCCAGGCCGCGCAACTCACGGCCCAGACCGCCTTCGGACTGTTCAGCGCAGAAGTCATACATTCCCAGGGAGACTTCGCCGAACGCGCCTTCGGCTCGGGGGGTATCGGCCTCATCGAAGGCCATCCGTTCCTGTCGCGGCAAATCCAGGACAGCTTTGCCATCGCGAAAGTGGGCGACTATAAGGATGTCAGGGTCTATGCGGACAATCAGCTGATCGGCCGGACCGACGACGAAGGGTACGTGGTACTGCCGCGCCTGCGGGCCTACGACGTCAACAACGTGAGGGTCGAGGATGAAGACCTGCCGATGGATGCACAAATCGGAACCCTCTCCTTGCCGGTCACGCCTTATTTCCGCAGTGGCGTGGTGGTGGACTTCCCCATCCGGCGCTCGCGCGGGGCGACATTGACGATCCTGCTGGAGGACGGCCAACCGATCCCCGTCGGGGCGACGGTCACCGTGGAAGGGGTCGCGGATGTATTTCCCGTCGGCATGAACGGAGAGGTCTACCTGACGGGGTTGTCTCCCCGGAACGAGATGAAAGTCGAATGGAACGGAAAGCGATGCACGATCGTAGCCGATTATCCGGAATCAGCAGAGATACTGCCGGACCTGGGAAAATTCGTTTGCGCGGGAGTCCGCCGATGA
- a CDS encoding Csu type fimbrial protein translates to MNHDIWKGRQWRPAALLFSLLACPGMSGAEPYRCDIGNISVPQTIYDPTDSNPNSSGVGTVGVTCELKNVKQTQRVQYTVALSRGLGGSYNPRQMLGSKGSLGYNLYLDAARVTIWGDGSGGTFPLRGTLLLNPTSPVQQVIHNIYGLIPPLQDVYAGTYTDTVTITLTY, encoded by the coding sequence ATGAACCACGATATTTGGAAAGGCCGCCAATGGCGGCCAGCAGCCCTGCTTTTCTCCCTGCTGGCCTGTCCCGGAATGTCGGGTGCGGAACCGTACCGGTGCGACATTGGCAATATCAGCGTCCCGCAAACGATCTACGATCCCACGGACTCCAACCCCAACAGCTCTGGCGTGGGCACCGTCGGGGTCACTTGCGAGCTCAAGAACGTAAAGCAGACACAGCGGGTCCAATACACGGTGGCGCTGAGCCGTGGCCTCGGCGGCAGTTACAACCCCCGGCAGATGCTGGGCAGCAAAGGATCGCTCGGCTACAACCTGTATCTGGACGCGGCCAGGGTGACGATCTGGGGCGATGGAAGCGGCGGCACATTCCCTCTGCGGGGCACTTTGCTGCTGAACCCCACCAGCCCGGTACAACAGGTGATCCACAATATTTACGGTCTGATCCCTCCACTCCAGGACGTTTACGCCGGCACTTACACCGACACCGTCACCATCACACTGACGTATTGA
- the prfB gene encoding peptide chain release factor 2 (programmed frameshift), translating into MRELNPLYNQIKDLKSRQDALRGYLDFEAKQERLTEVLRELEDPKIWDNPERAQALGKERTQLEGVVNRLNEIAAGLNDAEELLQLAVEENDEDSIDAVAADLAHFESVIAEMEFRRMFSGEMDPNNAFLDIQAGSGGTEAQDWAQMLERMYLRWGERKGFKTELVEESPGEVAGIKSATIRFEGEYAYGWLRTETGVHRLVRKSPFDSGNRRHTSFSSVFVSPEIDDNIDIDINPADLRTDVYRASGAGGQHVNRTESAVRITHVPTGIVVQCQNQRSQHANRDWCMKQLRAKLYELEMQKRNTEKQKLEDSKSDIGWGNQIRSYVLDQSRIKDLRTNVETGNPQAVLDGDLDMFIEASLKSGL; encoded by the exons ATGCGCGAACTCAATCCTCTCTACAATCAGATCAAAGACCTCAAGAGCCGCCAGGACGCTCTTAGGGGGTATCTT GACTTCGAAGCCAAACAGGAACGCCTGACCGAAGTCCTGCGCGAACTGGAAGACCCGAAGATCTGGGACAATCCGGAACGTGCCCAGGCGCTAGGCAAGGAACGGACCCAACTGGAAGGCGTGGTCAACCGGCTGAACGAGATCGCGGCCGGCCTCAACGACGCGGAAGAGCTGCTCCAGCTCGCGGTCGAGGAAAACGACGAGGACAGCATCGATGCGGTCGCCGCGGATCTAGCGCACTTTGAAAGCGTGATCGCCGAAATGGAATTCCGTCGCATGTTCTCCGGCGAAATGGACCCGAACAACGCGTTCCTGGACATCCAGGCCGGTTCCGGCGGCACCGAGGCCCAGGACTGGGCGCAGATGCTCGAACGCATGTACCTGCGTTGGGGCGAACGCAAGGGCTTCAAGACCGAACTGGTGGAAGAGTCGCCGGGCGAAGTCGCCGGCATCAAGAGCGCGACCATCCGCTTCGAAGGCGAATACGCCTACGGATGGCTGCGCACCGAAACCGGCGTCCACCGGCTGGTGCGGAAATCGCCTTTCGACTCCGGCAACCGCCGCCATACCTCGTTTTCCTCGGTGTTCGTCTCACCGGAGATCGACGACAACATCGACATCGACATCAACCCGGCCGATCTGCGCACCGACGTCTACCGCGCCAGCGGCGCCGGCGGGCAGCACGTCAACCGGACCGAATCGGCGGTGCGCATCACCCATGTCCCAACCGGCATCGTGGTGCAATGCCAGAATCAGCGTTCCCAGCACGCCAACCGCGACTGGTGTATGAAGCAGTTGCGCGCCAAGCTCTACGAGCTGGAGATGCAGAAGCGCAACACCGAGAAGCAGAAACTGGAAGACTCCAAGTCCGACATCGGTTGGGGCAACCAGATCCGTTCCTACGTACTGGACCAGTCGCGCATCAAAGACCTGCGCACCAACGTGGAAACCGGCAACCCCCAGGCGGTGCTCGACGGCGACCTGGACATGTTCATCGAAGCCAGCCTGAAGAGCGGCCTGTAA
- the lysS gene encoding lysine--tRNA ligase yields MSEQQDENKLIALRREKLAELRQSGVAFPNDFRRDALAAELHARFGEKTAEALEETAASVKLAGRLMGKRIMGKASFAHIQDMSGRIQIFLQRDALADGVYEEFKGWDIGDVIGVEGTVFRTRTGELSVKASNIRLLTKSLRPLPEKFHGLTDAETRHRQRYLDLIMNEDSRRVFQLRSAIVRYIRDFLSERGFIEAETPMMQVIPGGARAKPFVTHHNALGLDLYLRIAPELYLKRLVVGGFEKVFEINRSFRNEGLSTRHNPEFTMIEFYQAYADYRDLMDLTETLMRGIAQNLLGSTIVTHQGKDYDLGQPFRRMTVLESILHYNPDIRAEELVERESAAKIAARLGIPAAAGDGLGKIQTEIFEKTVEDRLDEPTFITAYPAEVSPLARRNDENPFITDRFEFFVGGRELANGFSELNDPEDQAERFRKQAEDKAAGDEEAMHYDADYIRALEYGLPPTAGEGIGIDRLVMFFTDSPSIRDVILFPHMRPES; encoded by the coding sequence ATGAGTGAACAGCAAGACGAAAACAAACTGATCGCGCTGCGCCGTGAAAAACTCGCCGAGCTGCGGCAAAGCGGCGTCGCCTTCCCCAACGACTTTCGCCGCGACGCCCTCGCCGCCGAACTGCACGCACGCTTCGGAGAGAAAACGGCCGAGGCGCTGGAAGAAACCGCCGCATCGGTCAAGCTGGCCGGGCGGCTGATGGGCAAGCGCATCATGGGCAAAGCCAGCTTCGCCCATATCCAGGACATGTCCGGCCGTATCCAGATTTTCCTGCAAAGGGATGCGCTGGCCGACGGCGTGTACGAGGAGTTCAAGGGCTGGGACATCGGCGATGTGATCGGCGTGGAAGGCACGGTGTTCCGCACCAGGACCGGCGAACTGTCGGTGAAGGCATCGAACATCCGCCTGCTCACCAAATCACTGCGCCCGCTGCCCGAAAAGTTCCACGGGCTCACCGACGCCGAGACCCGCCACCGCCAGCGCTACCTCGACCTCATCATGAACGAGGACTCGCGCCGGGTGTTTCAGCTCCGCAGCGCCATCGTCCGCTACATCCGCGACTTCTTGAGCGAGCGCGGCTTCATCGAGGCGGAAACGCCGATGATGCAGGTGATCCCCGGCGGCGCCCGCGCCAAACCGTTCGTCACCCATCACAACGCGCTGGGCCTGGATCTGTACCTGCGTATCGCCCCCGAGCTCTACCTCAAGCGCCTGGTGGTGGGCGGCTTCGAGAAGGTGTTCGAGATCAACCGCAGCTTCCGCAACGAAGGCTTATCCACCCGGCACAACCCCGAGTTCACGATGATCGAGTTCTATCAGGCCTATGCCGATTACCGTGATCTCATGGACCTGACCGAAACGCTGATGCGTGGCATCGCGCAGAACCTGCTGGGCAGCACCATCGTGACCCATCAGGGCAAGGATTACGACCTGGGCCAGCCGTTCCGACGCATGACAGTGCTGGAATCGATCCTCCACTACAACCCGGACATCCGGGCCGAAGAACTGGTCGAGCGCGAAAGCGCCGCCAAGATCGCGGCCCGGTTGGGCATCCCGGCCGCCGCGGGCGACGGACTCGGCAAGATCCAGACCGAAATCTTCGAGAAAACCGTGGAAGACCGGCTGGACGAACCGACCTTCATCACTGCCTACCCGGCCGAGGTGTCTCCCTTGGCGCGGCGCAATGACGAGAACCCGTTCATCACCGACCGCTTCGAGTTCTTCGTGGGCGGACGCGAGCTGGCCAACGGCTTTTCCGAGCTCAACGATCCCGAAGACCAGGCCGAGCGGTTCCGGAAGCAGGCGGAAGACAAGGCCGCCGGCGACGAGGAGGCCATGCACTACGATGCCGACTACATCCGGGCCCTGGAATACGGCCTGCCGCCCACCGCCGGCGAAGGCATCGGCATCGACCGTCTGGTGATGTTCTTCACCGACTCGCCCTCCATCCGCGACGTCATCCTGTTCCCGCACATGCGGCCGGAAAGCTGA
- a CDS encoding substrate-binding domain-containing protein has protein sequence MMKKTGLILAGVAWLLTGAAAPAASDAFKVCADPNNPPYSDQKGGGFENKIAELFAKELDKKLVYTWFPQRMGFIRNTLKAKEPDSEDYKCDVVMGLPTGYDQAATTKPYYRSTYALVYVKKKGWDDVHSAAALDALPPDRKSKLRIAMFDGSPATTWMLKHNLVEQGVPYQSMTGDATVNTTQTVEKELLAGNIDMAIVWGPMAGYLVYHNKPGTFALIPMPSEEGVRFDYAMSMGVRIPDKARKEQLEALIDKKTTDIEALLRKYHVPLLDKDGKLLTAAEE, from the coding sequence ATGATGAAAAAAACAGGTCTGATTTTGGCCGGGGTTGCCTGGCTGCTCACTGGCGCAGCCGCCCCGGCGGCCAGCGATGCCTTCAAGGTCTGCGCCGATCCCAACAACCCGCCGTATTCCGATCAAAAGGGCGGCGGATTCGAGAACAAGATCGCTGAGCTGTTCGCCAAGGAACTGGACAAGAAACTCGTCTACACTTGGTTTCCGCAGCGCATGGGCTTCATCCGCAATACCCTAAAGGCCAAGGAGCCCGATTCCGAGGATTACAAGTGTGACGTGGTAATGGGCTTGCCGACCGGCTACGACCAAGCCGCCACCACCAAGCCCTACTACCGATCGACCTATGCCCTGGTCTATGTGAAGAAGAAGGGCTGGGACGACGTTCATTCCGCCGCCGCGCTGGATGCCCTGCCGCCGGATCGCAAGTCGAAACTCCGGATCGCCATGTTCGACGGCTCGCCGGCCACGACCTGGATGCTGAAGCACAATCTGGTGGAACAGGGTGTTCCCTACCAGTCGATGACCGGAGACGCGACGGTCAACACCACCCAGACGGTGGAGAAGGAACTGCTCGCCGGCAACATAGACATGGCCATCGTGTGGGGGCCGATGGCGGGCTATCTGGTCTACCACAACAAGCCGGGAACCTTCGCATTGATTCCCATGCCGTCCGAGGAAGGGGTGCGGTTTGACTACGCCATGTCGATGGGGGTGCGGATTCCTGACAAAGCGCGGAAAGAGCAGTTGGAAGCGCTCATCGACAAGAAGACCACGGATATTGAGGCGCTGCTCAGGAAATACCACGTCCCGCTGCTGGACAAGGACGGAAAACTCTTGACGGCGGCGGAAGAGTGA
- a CDS encoding methanol/ethanol family PQQ-dependent dehydrogenase, which yields MKKPVKSWLIASSIASLLAVPGVSFANAEVEALTKDPKNFATWGGNYAGTRYSTLDQINFKNAKHLQPVWTFSTGMLRGHEGGPLVINDVIYIHTGYPHKVYALDQATQSVIWEYVYAPDKGTDQSQVISVMCCDVVNRGLAYGDGKIFLAQGDATLVALDAKTGKIVWKVKNGDPKTGMTATNAPLVVKDKVLTGISGGEFGVRGFLAAYNIKDGSLVWKKYSMGPDDEVGLDPEHTMTWTDGKMAPVGKDSSLKTWQGDQWKIGGGTTWGWYSYDPDLNLVYYGSGNPSTWNPVQRPGDNKWSMTIWARDVDTGEAKWVYQMTPHDEWDYDGINEMMLIDQEMTAKDGSKHSKLLTHFDRNGFGYTLDRVTGELLVAEKFDKAVNWATHVDMKTGRPQVNPKYSTQHGGVDVDTKGICPSAMGAKNEPPVTYSPRTKLIYIPGNHTCMNYEPFEVEYTAGQPYVGATLNIFPARANVKTGEKESSNHMGSFTAWDPTTGTIAWQFDEPFSLWSGMVSTAGDIVIYGTLEGYLKVRDAKTGEELYRFKTPSGIIGNVSTWTYNGKQYIGVLSGIGGWAGVGMAAGLEGDTEGLGAVGAYKGLSSHTKLGGVFTVFTLP from the coding sequence ATGAAAAAACCCGTGAAAAGCTGGCTCATCGCAAGTTCCATAGCATCGTTGCTGGCGGTACCCGGGGTCTCTTTCGCGAACGCCGAAGTGGAAGCACTCACCAAGGATCCGAAGAACTTTGCGACTTGGGGTGGTAACTACGCGGGCACGCGTTACAGCACGCTGGATCAGATCAATTTCAAGAACGCCAAGCACCTGCAGCCGGTCTGGACGTTCTCCACGGGCATGCTGCGCGGTCATGAAGGCGGTCCGCTCGTCATCAACGACGTGATCTACATCCACACCGGTTATCCCCACAAGGTCTACGCCTTGGATCAGGCGACGCAGTCCGTGATCTGGGAATACGTCTACGCCCCCGACAAGGGCACCGATCAGTCGCAGGTCATCTCCGTGATGTGCTGCGACGTGGTCAATCGTGGTCTGGCCTATGGTGACGGCAAGATTTTCCTTGCTCAGGGTGACGCCACGCTGGTGGCCCTCGACGCCAAAACCGGCAAAATCGTCTGGAAAGTCAAGAATGGCGATCCGAAGACCGGCATGACCGCCACCAATGCTCCCCTGGTCGTCAAGGACAAGGTCCTGACTGGTATCTCCGGTGGTGAATTCGGCGTCCGTGGCTTCCTGGCCGCTTACAACATCAAGGACGGCAGCCTGGTCTGGAAGAAGTACAGCATGGGGCCGGACGATGAAGTCGGGCTGGATCCCGAGCACACCATGACCTGGACCGATGGCAAGATGGCGCCGGTCGGCAAGGACTCGTCGTTGAAGACCTGGCAGGGCGACCAGTGGAAGATCGGTGGCGGTACCACCTGGGGCTGGTACAGCTATGATCCGGACCTGAACCTGGTCTACTACGGTTCGGGCAATCCCAGCACCTGGAACCCCGTGCAGCGTCCCGGCGACAACAAATGGTCGATGACCATCTGGGCCCGCGACGTCGATACCGGCGAAGCCAAGTGGGTCTACCAGATGACCCCGCACGATGAATGGGACTATGACGGCATCAACGAAATGATGCTGATCGACCAGGAAATGACCGCGAAGGACGGTTCCAAGCACTCCAAGCTGTTGACCCACTTCGACCGTAACGGTTTCGGCTACACCCTGGACCGCGTCACCGGTGAGCTGCTGGTGGCTGAAAAGTTCGACAAGGCTGTCAACTGGGCGACCCACGTCGACATGAAGACCGGCCGTCCGCAGGTCAATCCGAAGTATTCCACCCAGCACGGCGGTGTGGATGTCGACACCAAAGGCATCTGCCCCTCGGCCATGGGCGCCAAGAACGAGCCGCCGGTCACCTACTCGCCGCGGACCAAGCTCATCTACATTCCGGGTAACCATACCTGCATGAACTATGAGCCGTTCGAGGTCGAATACACCGCAGGCCAGCCGTACGTCGGCGCTACGCTGAACATCTTCCCGGCCAGGGCCAACGTGAAGACCGGCGAGAAGGAATCGAGCAACCACATGGGTTCCTTCACCGCCTGGGATCCGACCACCGGTACCATCGCCTGGCAGTTCGACGAACCTTTCTCACTGTGGAGCGGCATGGTTTCGACCGCTGGCGACATCGTGATCTACGGGACGCTGGAAGGTTACCTGAAAGTGCGCGACGCCAAGACCGGTGAAGAACTGTACCGGTTCAAGACGCCGTCGGGCATCATCGGCAACGTCAGCACCTGGACCTACAACGGCAAGCAGTACATCGGCGTGCTGTCCGGCATCGGCGGCTGGGCCGGTGTGGGCATGGCAGCCGGCCTGGAAGGCGACACCGAAGGCCTGGGCGCAGTGGGCGCCTACAAGGGCCTGAGCAGCCACACCAAGCTGGGCGGCGTGTTCACCGTGTTCACTCTGCCGTAA